A genomic segment from Streptomyces sp. NBC_01233 encodes:
- the nrtL gene encoding ArgS-related anticodon-binding protein NrtL — MTPADLSPCVVRAVRCAVADGELPGEEAVPQRVVVERTRPGGVGEYATPVAFQVAKAVGLPPRDVADVLARRLAAEPGIDRVEVTGAGFLNFVLPAPSAPYVVGDAIVHDIAIRDVRGGAMFATPADETGLGLRERVVRRSVLRLVCAQGGSERDLPEVLPVAPLAQRDSDVVARYGAEAAHWRMLAVPARETPVFSEGLLLQSEANEFFRVRYAHARSRALLRNAADLAFAPEVGDVADAPALLRALADYPLALEAAAHHRAPERLARHLVELADALLDFQYRVLPQGDEKPSAAHRARLALAEAAGTVLAGGLALLGIDAPTRL; from the coding sequence GTGACCCCCGCAGACCTCTCCCCTTGCGTCGTACGCGCCGTGCGCTGCGCCGTCGCCGACGGGGAGCTGCCGGGGGAGGAAGCAGTGCCCCAGCGGGTCGTCGTCGAGCGGACGCGGCCCGGTGGGGTGGGGGAGTACGCCACCCCCGTCGCCTTTCAGGTCGCCAAGGCGGTCGGGCTCCCGCCCCGTGACGTGGCGGACGTACTGGCCCGCCGGCTCGCGGCGGAGCCGGGCATCGACCGCGTCGAGGTCACGGGTGCCGGGTTCCTCAATTTCGTGCTGCCGGCTCCGTCCGCCCCTTACGTCGTCGGGGACGCCATCGTCCACGACATCGCCATCCGGGATGTGCGGGGCGGGGCCATGTTCGCCACCCCCGCCGACGAGACCGGGCTCGGGCTGCGCGAGCGCGTCGTGCGCCGCAGCGTGCTGCGGCTCGTGTGCGCCCAGGGCGGCAGTGAGCGCGACCTGCCCGAGGTGCTGCCCGTCGCCCCCCTCGCCCAGCGGGACTCCGACGTCGTCGCCCGGTACGGGGCCGAGGCCGCGCACTGGCGGATGCTCGCCGTGCCGGCCCGGGAGACCCCCGTCTTCTCCGAGGGGCTGCTCCTCCAAAGTGAGGCGAACGAGTTCTTCCGGGTGCGGTACGCCCACGCCCGGAGCCGCGCCCTGCTGCGCAACGCCGCCGACCTCGCGTTCGCTCCCGAAGTCGGGGACGTCGCCGACGCGCCCGCCCTGCTGCGCGCCCTCGCCGACTACCCCCTCGCCCTCGAAGCCGCCGCGCACCACCGCGCGCCCGAGCGGCTCGCCAGGCACCTCGTCGAGCTGGCGGACGCGCTGCTCGACTTCCAGTACCGCGTGCTGCCCCAGGGCGACGAGAAACCCTCGGCCGCCCACCGCGCCCGGCTGGCTCTTGCCGAAGCCGCCGGGACGGTGCTGGCCGGCGGCCTGGCCCTGCTCGGCATAGACGCACCGACACGCCTGTGA
- the lysA gene encoding diaminopimelate decarboxylase, with amino-acid sequence MSRSAHPAGPRHADVLPEGHYSPPAADLNALDEKVWARTVTRTADGVVTVGGIEVTKLAEEFGTPAYFLDEEDFRARCRAWAHAFGPDADVFYAGKAFLSKAVVKWLKEEGLNVDVCSGGELTTALAAGMPAERIAFHGNNKSEGEIRRAVEAGVGRIVLDSFQEIARVAHIARELGVRQPVQIRVTVGVEAHTHEFIATAHEDQKFGIAVADGSAAEAVRRALGHDSLELLGVHSHIGSQIFDMAGFEVSAKRVVRLLAAVRDEHGVELPEIDLGGGLGIAYTSSDDPREPHEIAKALTEIVARECESAGLRAPRISVEPGRAIVGPTAFTLYEVGTIKPLEGLRTYVSVDGGMSDNIRTALYDAEYSVNLVSRTSDAEPMLVRVVGKHCESGDIVVKDAFLPADLAPGDLLAVPATGAYCRSMASNYNHALRPPVVAVRDGQARVIVRRETEEDLLRLDLG; translated from the coding sequence ATGAGCCGTTCCGCCCACCCCGCCGGGCCCCGCCACGCCGACGTCCTGCCCGAGGGGCACTACTCCCCGCCCGCGGCTGACCTCAACGCCCTCGACGAGAAGGTCTGGGCCCGGACCGTCACGCGTACGGCGGACGGGGTCGTCACCGTCGGCGGCATCGAAGTGACCAAGCTCGCGGAGGAGTTCGGGACGCCCGCGTACTTCCTGGACGAAGAGGACTTCCGGGCGCGGTGCCGGGCATGGGCGCACGCCTTCGGTCCCGACGCCGACGTCTTCTACGCCGGCAAGGCGTTCCTCTCCAAGGCCGTCGTGAAGTGGCTGAAGGAGGAAGGGCTGAACGTCGACGTGTGTTCCGGCGGGGAGCTGACGACCGCGCTGGCCGCCGGGATGCCCGCGGAGCGGATCGCGTTCCACGGCAACAACAAGTCCGAGGGCGAGATCCGCAGGGCCGTCGAGGCCGGGGTCGGGCGGATCGTCCTCGACTCCTTCCAGGAGATCGCCCGCGTCGCGCACATCGCCCGTGAGCTGGGCGTACGCCAGCCCGTGCAGATCCGTGTGACGGTCGGCGTGGAGGCGCACACGCACGAGTTCATCGCCACCGCCCACGAGGACCAGAAGTTCGGGATCGCCGTCGCGGACGGGTCCGCCGCCGAGGCGGTGCGGCGCGCGCTCGGCCACGACTCGCTGGAGCTGCTCGGCGTCCACTCCCACATCGGGTCGCAGATCTTCGACATGGCCGGCTTCGAGGTCTCCGCCAAGCGCGTGGTCCGGCTGCTCGCCGCCGTGCGCGACGAGCACGGGGTGGAGCTGCCCGAGATCGACCTCGGCGGCGGGCTCGGCATCGCCTACACCTCGAGCGACGACCCGCGCGAGCCCCACGAGATCGCCAAGGCGCTCACCGAGATCGTCGCCCGGGAGTGCGAGAGCGCCGGGCTGCGCGCCCCGCGGATCTCCGTCGAGCCCGGCCGGGCCATCGTCGGCCCGACCGCCTTCACGCTCTACGAGGTGGGGACGATCAAGCCCCTCGAAGGGCTCCGCACGTACGTGAGCGTCGACGGCGGGATGTCCGACAACATCCGGACGGCGTTGTACGACGCCGAGTACTCCGTCAACCTCGTCTCCCGCACGTCCGACGCCGAGCCCATGCTCGTACGCGTCGTCGGCAAGCACTGCGAGAGCGGTGACATCGTCGTGAAGGACGCCTTCCTGCCCGCCGACCTGGCCCCCGGCGACCTGCTCGCCGTCCCGGCCACCGGCGCCTACTGCCGCTCCATGGCCAGCAACTACAACCACGCGCTCCGCCCGCCCGTCGTCGCCGTGCGCGACGGACAGGCCCGAGTGATCGTCCGCCGCGAGACGGAGGAAGATCTCCTGCGTCTCGACCTCGGATAA
- a CDS encoding homoserine dehydrogenase, which yields MMRTRPLKVALLGCGVVGSEVARIMTTHADDLTQRIGAPVELAGVAVRRPSKVREGIDPSLVTTDATALLKRGDIDIAIEVIGGIEPARTLITTAFEHGISVVSANKALLAQDGAALHAAAEQHGLDLYYEAAVAGAIPLVRPMRESLAGDKINRVMGIVNGTTNFILDKMDSTGAGYQEALDEATALGYAEADPTADVEGYDAAAKAAILAGIAFHTRVRLDDVYREGMTEVSAADFASAKRMGCTIKLLAILERAADGESVTARVHPAMIPLSHPLASVREAYNAVFVEAEAAGRLMFYGPGAGGAPTASAVLGDLVAVARNKLAEATGPGESAYTQLPVSHMGEVVTRYHISLDVADKPGVLAQVATTFAEHGVSIDTVRQQGKDGEASLVVVTHRAPDAALSGTVEALRKLDTVRGVASIMRVEGE from the coding sequence ATGATGCGTACGCGTCCGCTGAAGGTGGCGCTGCTGGGCTGTGGAGTGGTCGGCTCAGAGGTGGCTCGCATCATGACGACGCACGCCGACGACCTCACGCAGAGGATCGGCGCGCCCGTGGAGCTCGCCGGCGTGGCCGTACGCCGCCCCTCGAAGGTGCGCGAGGGCATCGACCCGTCCCTGGTCACCACCGATGCGACCGCCCTCCTCAAACGCGGCGACATCGACATCGCCATCGAGGTCATCGGCGGCATCGAGCCCGCCCGCACGCTGATCACCACCGCCTTCGAGCACGGCATCTCCGTGGTCTCCGCGAACAAGGCGCTGCTGGCCCAGGACGGTGCCGCGCTGCACGCGGCCGCCGAGCAGCACGGGCTGGACCTGTACTACGAGGCCGCCGTCGCCGGCGCCATCCCGCTGGTCCGCCCGATGCGCGAGTCCCTCGCGGGCGACAAGATCAACCGGGTGATGGGCATCGTCAACGGCACGACGAACTTCATCCTCGACAAGATGGACTCGACCGGCGCCGGCTACCAGGAGGCGCTCGACGAGGCCACCGCCCTCGGGTACGCCGAGGCCGACCCGACCGCCGACGTCGAGGGCTACGACGCCGCCGCCAAGGCCGCGATCCTGGCCGGCATCGCCTTCCACACCCGCGTCCGCCTGGACGACGTGTACCGCGAGGGCATGACCGAGGTCAGCGCCGCCGACTTCGCCTCCGCCAAGCGGATGGGCTGCACCATCAAGCTCCTCGCCATCCTGGAGCGCGCCGCCGACGGCGAGTCCGTCACCGCCCGCGTCCACCCGGCGATGATCCCGCTCAGCCACCCGCTCGCCTCCGTCCGCGAGGCGTACAACGCCGTCTTCGTCGAGGCGGAGGCCGCCGGGCGGCTCATGTTCTACGGGCCCGGCGCGGGCGGCGCGCCGACCGCGTCCGCGGTACTCGGCGACCTCGTCGCCGTCGCCCGCAACAAGCTCGCCGAGGCAACGGGGCCCGGCGAGTCCGCCTACACCCAGCTGCCGGTCAGCCACATGGGCGAGGTCGTCACCCGGTACCACATCAGCCTCGATGTGGCGGACAAGCCGGGCGTTCTCGCCCAGGTGGCGACCACGTTCGCGGAGCACGGTGTCTCCATCGACACGGTCCGCCAGCAGGGCAAGGACGGCGAGGCCTCCCTCGTCGTCGTCACTCACCGCGCGCCCGACGCCGCCCTCTCCGGGACCGTCGAGGCACTGCGGAAGCTGGACACCGTCCGCGGTGTCGCCAGCATCATGCGTGTTGAAGGGGAGTAA
- the thrC gene encoding threonine synthase, with protein MSSNRTHQWRGIIEEYRDRLPVTDKTPVVTLREGGTPLVPAQVLSERTGCEVHLKVEGANPTGSFKDRGMTMAISKAKEEGAKAVICASTGNTSASAAAYAVRAGMVSAVLVPRGKIALGKMGQALVHGAKILQVDGNFDDCLNLARALSDNYPVALVNSVNPVRIEGQKTAAFEIVDALGDAPDIHVLPVGNAGNITAYWKGFKEYKADGLSSRTPRVWGFQASGSAPIVRGEVVKEPHTIATAIRIGNPASWDYALQARDESGGFIDEVTDRQILAAYRLLAAQEGVFVEPASAASVAGLLKAAELGLVDPGQTIVCTVTGNGLKDPDWAIAGAPQPVTVPVDAEAAAIRLGLV; from the coding sequence ATGAGCAGCAATCGCACCCACCAGTGGCGCGGCATCATCGAGGAGTACCGGGACCGCCTGCCGGTGACGGACAAGACTCCCGTGGTGACGCTCCGCGAGGGCGGCACTCCCCTCGTCCCCGCGCAGGTGCTCTCCGAGCGCACCGGCTGCGAGGTCCACCTCAAGGTCGAGGGGGCGAACCCCACCGGGTCCTTCAAGGACCGCGGCATGACCATGGCGATCAGCAAGGCCAAGGAGGAGGGAGCCAAGGCGGTCATCTGCGCCTCCACCGGCAATACTTCGGCCTCCGCCGCCGCGTACGCGGTGCGCGCCGGGATGGTCTCCGCGGTGCTCGTGCCGCGCGGCAAGATCGCGCTCGGCAAGATGGGCCAGGCCCTCGTGCACGGCGCCAAGATCCTGCAGGTGGACGGCAACTTCGACGACTGCCTGAACCTGGCCCGCGCGCTCTCCGACAACTACCCGGTCGCGCTGGTCAATTCGGTCAACCCGGTGCGCATCGAGGGCCAGAAGACGGCCGCGTTCGAGATCGTGGACGCGCTCGGCGACGCCCCCGACATCCACGTGCTGCCCGTCGGCAACGCCGGCAACATCACGGCGTACTGGAAGGGTTTCAAGGAGTACAAGGCCGACGGCCTGTCCTCCCGTACGCCCCGCGTGTGGGGTTTCCAGGCCTCCGGGTCCGCGCCGATCGTCCGCGGCGAGGTCGTCAAGGAGCCGCACACCATCGCCACCGCGATCCGGATCGGCAACCCGGCCTCCTGGGACTACGCCCTGCAGGCGCGCGACGAGTCGGGCGGCTTCATCGACGAGGTGACGGACCGCCAGATCCTGGCCGCCTACCGGCTGTTGGCCGCCCAGGAGGGCGTCTTCGTCGAGCCCGCCTCGGCCGCCTCGGTGGCCGGCCTGCTCAAGGCCGCCGAGCTGGGCCTGGTCGACCCCGGTCAGACGATCGTGTGCACCGTCACCGGCAACGGCCTGAAGGACCCCGACTGGGCGATCGCCGGCGCTCCGCAGCCGGTCACCGTTCCGGTGGACGCCGAGGCCGCCGCCATCCGTCTCGGCCTGGTCTAG
- the thrB gene encoding homoserine kinase: protein MAGPAFRAAAVRVRVPASSANLGPGFDALGLALGLYDDVVVRVADSGLNIDIAGEGADTLPRDESHLLVRSMRTAFDLLGGQPRGLEVVCANRIPHGRGLGSSSAAICAGIVAARAVTIGGEARLDDAALLELATEIEGHPDNVAACLLGGFTLAWMDGGSAKAIRMEPAESIVPVVFVPSKPVLTETARGLLPRTVPHVDAAVNAGRAGLLVEALTRRPELLLPATEDRLHQEYRSPAMPESVALVNRLRADGIPAVISGAGPTVLALVDNGAADKVAQLAGEGWAANRLALDAAGASVLPLGTQGG from the coding sequence ATGGCCGGTCCAGCGTTCCGCGCCGCCGCCGTACGGGTGCGCGTCCCCGCCAGCAGTGCCAACCTCGGCCCGGGCTTCGACGCCCTGGGCCTGGCCCTGGGGCTCTACGACGACGTAGTCGTCCGGGTGGCCGACTCCGGCCTGAACATCGACATCGCGGGTGAGGGCGCCGACACCCTCCCGCGGGACGAGAGCCACCTGCTCGTACGCTCCATGCGCACCGCCTTCGACCTGCTGGGCGGACAGCCGCGCGGCCTCGAGGTCGTCTGCGCCAACCGCATCCCGCACGGCCGGGGCCTCGGCTCCTCGTCCGCCGCGATCTGCGCCGGCATCGTCGCCGCCCGCGCCGTGACCATAGGCGGCGAGGCCAGGCTCGACGACGCGGCGCTGCTGGAGCTCGCCACCGAGATCGAAGGACACCCCGACAACGTCGCCGCCTGTCTGCTCGGCGGGTTCACCCTGGCGTGGATGGACGGGGGCAGTGCCAAGGCGATCCGGATGGAGCCTGCCGAATCCATCGTTCCGGTGGTTTTCGTACCTTCCAAGCCGGTCCTGACGGAGACCGCGCGCGGCCTGCTGCCGCGCACCGTCCCGCACGTGGACGCGGCCGTCAACGCGGGCCGCGCGGGCCTGCTCGTGGAAGCCCTGACCAGGCGTCCCGAGCTGCTCCTGCCGGCCACCGAAGACCGGCTCCACCAGGAGTACCGGTCCCCGGCGATGCCCGAGAGCGTCGCCCTTGTGAACCGGCTGCGGGCGGACGGGATCCCCGCGGTCATCTCCGGCGCGGGCCCCACGGTCCTCGCGCTGGTCGACAACGGCGCGGCCGACAAGGTCGCGCAGCTCGCGGGCGAGGGGTGGGCGGCCAACCGGCTCGCACTCGACGCCGCGGGCGCGAGCGTACTTCCGCTGGGCACCCAGGGCGGCTAG
- the rho gene encoding transcription termination factor Rho: protein MSDTTDLMGAADTSVDTSAPAAGAAPKRRRTGTGLDGMVLAELQQVASGLGIRGTARMRKSQLIEVIKEAQAGSGAPKAAASAAADTAEAKPKRRATSKARTGEAAAEAPAEKPAAQAQIEIPGQPASDDAPVGERRRRRATAPSGSPEASAPVAVQVEQKTETVTAAPAQSEVKADATAVSAGQAQGQDGEGRGRRDRRDRAERGDRQRDRRDRGAKGDDQGQGGQGQGQGAQGGQGQGQGQGAQGGGRQDRADRQQQGGRGQGQGQGQQGRQDRQDNGPQDDFDGEDGRRGRRGRYRDRRGRRGRDEFAPSEPQVADDDVLIPVAGILDILDNYAFIRTSGYLPGPNDVYVSLAQVRKAGLRKGDHTTGAVRQPKDGERREKFNALVRLDSVNGMAPESGRGRPEFQKLTPLYPQDRLRLETDPGVLTTRIIDLVSPIGKGQRGLIVAPPKTGKTMIMQAIANAITTNNPECHLMVVLVDERPEEVTDMQRSVKGEVISSTFDRPAEDHTTVAELAIERAKRLVELGHDVVVLLDSITRLGRAYNLAAPASGRILSGGVDSTALYPPKRFFGAARNIEDGGSLTILATALVDTGSRMDEVIFEEFKGTGNMELKLDRKLADKRIFPAVDVDPSGTRKEEILLNAEELAIVWKLRRVLHALDSQQAIELLLDKMKQTKSNAEFLMQIAKTTPSGKNDD from the coding sequence GTGAGCGACACCACCGATCTGATGGGCGCTGCCGACACCTCTGTCGACACCAGTGCCCCCGCCGCGGGCGCCGCACCCAAGCGTCGACGCACCGGCACCGGCCTTGACGGCATGGTCCTGGCCGAGCTGCAGCAGGTCGCGTCGGGCCTCGGGATCAGGGGCACCGCGCGGATGCGCAAGAGCCAGCTGATCGAGGTCATCAAGGAGGCGCAGGCGGGCAGCGGTGCCCCCAAGGCCGCGGCCTCCGCCGCCGCAGACACCGCCGAGGCCAAGCCGAAGCGCCGCGCCACCAGCAAGGCCCGAACGGGTGAGGCCGCCGCCGAGGCGCCCGCCGAGAAGCCTGCCGCGCAGGCGCAGATCGAGATCCCGGGTCAGCCGGCCAGCGACGACGCCCCGGTCGGCGAGCGCCGCCGCCGTCGGGCCACGGCCCCCTCCGGCAGCCCGGAGGCCTCGGCCCCCGTCGCCGTGCAGGTCGAGCAGAAGACCGAGACCGTGACCGCCGCCCCGGCGCAGTCCGAGGTCAAGGCCGACGCCACGGCGGTCTCCGCCGGCCAGGCGCAGGGCCAGGACGGCGAGGGCCGCGGCCGTCGCGACCGCCGTGACCGCGCCGAGCGCGGCGACCGCCAGCGCGACCGCCGTGACCGCGGCGCCAAGGGCGACGACCAGGGCCAGGGCGGCCAGGGTCAGGGCCAGGGCGCGCAGGGCGGCCAGGGCCAGGGCCAGGGTCAGGGCGCCCAGGGCGGCGGCCGTCAGGACCGCGCCGACCGCCAGCAGCAGGGCGGCCGCGGCCAGGGCCAGGGCCAGGGTCAGCAGGGCCGTCAGGACCGCCAGGACAACGGTCCCCAGGACGACTTCGACGGTGAGGACGGCCGTCGTGGCCGTCGCGGCCGCTACCGCGACCGCCGTGGCCGTCGTGGCCGCGACGAGTTCGCGCCGAGCGAGCCGCAGGTCGCCGACGACGACGTGCTGATCCCCGTCGCGGGCATCCTCGACATCCTCGACAACTACGCGTTCATCCGGACCTCGGGCTACCTGCCCGGCCCCAACGACGTGTACGTCTCCCTCGCCCAGGTCCGCAAGGCCGGTCTGCGCAAGGGTGACCACACCACCGGTGCCGTGCGCCAGCCCAAGGACGGCGAGCGCCGCGAGAAGTTCAACGCCCTCGTGCGGCTGGACTCGGTGAACGGCATGGCGCCCGAATCCGGCCGCGGCCGACCGGAGTTCCAGAAGCTGACGCCCCTGTACCCGCAGGACCGTCTGCGCCTGGAGACCGACCCGGGCGTGCTGACCACCCGCATCATCGACCTCGTGTCGCCGATCGGCAAGGGCCAGCGCGGTCTGATCGTGGCCCCGCCGAAGACCGGCAAGACCATGATCATGCAGGCGATCGCCAACGCGATCACCACGAACAACCCCGAGTGCCACCTGATGGTCGTCCTGGTCGACGAGCGTCCGGAAGAGGTCACCGACATGCAGCGGTCGGTCAAGGGCGAGGTCATCTCCTCGACCTTCGACCGCCCGGCCGAGGACCACACCACCGTCGCCGAGCTGGCCATCGAGCGCGCCAAGCGTCTCGTCGAGCTGGGTCACGACGTGGTCGTCCTGCTGGACTCCATCACCCGTCTGGGCCGCGCGTACAACCTCGCGGCGCCCGCCTCCGGCCGCATCCTGTCCGGTGGTGTCGACTCGACCGCGCTGTACCCGCCGAAGCGCTTCTTCGGTGCCGCGCGCAACATCGAGGACGGCGGCTCGCTGACCATCCTGGCCACCGCGCTCGTCGACACCGGCTCGCGCATGGACGAGGTGATCTTCGAGGAGTTCAAGGGCACCGGCAACATGGAGCTCAAGCTCGATCGGAAGCTCGCCGACAAGCGCATCTTCCCGGCCGTCGACGTCGACCCGTCGGGCACCCGCAAGGAGGAGATCCTCCTCAACGCGGAGGAGCTCGCCATCGTCTGGAAGCTGCGCCGGGTGCTGCACGCGCTCGACTCGCAGCAGGCGATCGAGCTGCTTCTCGACAAGATGAAGCAGACGAAGTCGAACGCCGAGTTCCTGATGCAGATCGCGAAGACGACCCCGTCGGGCAAGAACGACGACTGA
- a CDS encoding LCP family protein yields MTEDSKGRGRRAAGRRRREPAKRRKALVIAAWSAAGVVLLGSAGLGYFYFKLNGNLKTVDIDQALGADRPQNVDNGSMDILVLGSDSRGGANGEYGRDDGGSARSDTAMIVHLYEGHKQASVISIPRDTMTARPECPTGKGRTDPGGPRKQFNEAYTIGGAACAVKTVEKMSGIRMDHYIEVDFTGFKKIIDNLGGVDVTTTKPIKDGASHLELAAGPNHLNGEQALGLVRTRKSVGDGSDLGRIQLQQAFIKALIKQVKSIGVFDNPKRLVDLADSGTKALTTDKALGDVKSLMGFAQGLQGIEAQNMHMITLPVTVDARDADRVAPLTKESKLVWEALLADQPIPAEATEKSMGDKGTAGGIVQ; encoded by the coding sequence ATGACCGAGGACAGCAAGGGCCGCGGCCGGCGTGCCGCGGGCCGGCGCCGACGCGAACCGGCGAAGCGCCGCAAGGCTCTCGTCATCGCCGCGTGGAGCGCCGCGGGGGTGGTCCTGCTGGGGAGTGCGGGCCTCGGCTACTTCTACTTCAAGCTGAACGGCAATCTGAAGACCGTCGACATCGACCAGGCCCTCGGCGCCGACCGCCCGCAGAACGTCGACAACGGTTCGATGGACATCCTCGTCCTCGGCTCCGACTCCCGGGGCGGCGCCAACGGCGAGTACGGCCGGGACGACGGCGGCTCCGCCCGCTCGGACACCGCGATGATCGTCCACCTGTACGAGGGCCACAAGCAGGCCAGCGTCATATCGATACCGCGCGACACCATGACCGCCCGTCCCGAATGCCCCACCGGCAAGGGCAGGACCGACCCCGGCGGCCCCCGCAAGCAGTTCAACGAGGCCTACACCATCGGCGGGGCCGCCTGCGCGGTCAAGACCGTCGAGAAGATGTCGGGGATCCGCATGGACCACTACATCGAGGTCGACTTCACGGGCTTCAAGAAGATCATCGACAACCTCGGCGGCGTCGACGTGACCACCACCAAGCCGATCAAGGACGGCGCCAGCCACCTCGAGCTCGCGGCCGGCCCGAACCACCTCAACGGCGAACAGGCCCTCGGCCTCGTCCGGACGCGCAAGAGCGTCGGCGACGGCAGCGACCTGGGCCGAATACAGCTCCAGCAGGCCTTCATCAAGGCACTGATCAAGCAGGTCAAGAGCATCGGGGTGTTCGACAACCCCAAGCGGCTCGTCGACCTCGCCGACTCCGGGACCAAGGCGCTCACGACCGACAAGGCGCTCGGCGACGTGAAGTCCCTCATGGGCTTCGCCCAGGGCCTGCAGGGCATCGAGGCCCAGAACATGCACATGATCACCCTGCCGGTGACCGTGGACGCACGCGATGCCGATCGCGTCGCCCCGCTCACGAAGGAGTCGAAGCTGGTCTGGGAAGCGCTGCTCGCGGACCAGCCGATCCCGGCCGAGGCCACCGAGAAGTCCATGGGGGACAAGGGCACGGCCGGCGGCATCGTCCAGTAG
- the rpmE gene encoding 50S ribosomal protein L31 yields MKRDVHPEYVETQVSCTCGASFTTRSTLTEGSIRAEVCSECHPFYTGKQKILDTGGRVARFEARFGKGAAKK; encoded by the coding sequence TTGAAGCGCGATGTTCACCCCGAGTACGTCGAGACCCAGGTCAGCTGCACCTGTGGCGCGTCGTTCACCACCCGTAGCACCCTGACCGAGGGCTCCATCCGAGCCGAGGTCTGCTCCGAGTGCCACCCGTTCTACACGGGCAAGCAGAAGATCCTCGACACCGGTGGCCGCGTGGCCCGCTTCGAGGCGCGCTTCGGCAAGGGTGCGGCCAAGAAGTAG
- the prfA gene encoding peptide chain release factor 1, with translation MFEAVEELVGEHADLEKKLADPSVHSDQANARKLNKRYAELTPIIATFRAWKQSAEDIETAKEFAADDPDFAAEVKELTQQREELTEKLRLLLVPRDPSDDKDVLLEVKAGAGGDESALFAGDLLRMYLRYAERVGWKTEIIDATESELGGYKDVQVSVRTKGGNGATEPGQGVWARLKYEGGVHRVQRVPATESQGRIHTSAAGVLVTPEAEEVEVEINMNDLRIDVYRSSGPGGQSVNTTDSAVRITHIPTGVVASCQNEKSQLQNKEQAMRILRSRLLAAAQEAAEQEASDVRRSQVRSVDRSEKIRTYNYPENRISDHRTGFKAYNLDQVLDGDLDPVIQACVDTDSAAKLAAAH, from the coding sequence ATGTTCGAGGCGGTCGAGGAATTGGTCGGCGAACACGCCGATCTTGAGAAGAAGCTCGCCGACCCTTCGGTCCACTCCGATCAGGCCAACGCGCGCAAGCTGAACAAGCGCTACGCGGAGCTGACCCCGATCATCGCGACCTTCCGTGCGTGGAAGCAGTCGGCCGAGGACATCGAGACGGCCAAGGAGTTCGCGGCCGACGACCCGGACTTCGCCGCCGAGGTCAAGGAGCTGACCCAGCAGCGCGAAGAGCTCACCGAGAAGCTCCGCCTGCTGCTGGTCCCGCGCGACCCCAGCGACGACAAGGACGTGCTCCTCGAGGTCAAGGCGGGCGCGGGCGGCGACGAGTCGGCGCTGTTCGCCGGCGACCTGCTGCGCATGTACCTGCGCTACGCCGAGCGGGTGGGCTGGAAGACCGAGATCATCGACGCCACCGAGTCCGAGCTCGGCGGCTACAAGGACGTCCAGGTCTCCGTCCGCACCAAGGGCGGCAACGGCGCCACCGAGCCCGGCCAGGGCGTGTGGGCCCGCCTGAAGTACGAAGGCGGCGTGCACCGCGTCCAGCGGGTTCCGGCCACCGAGTCCCAGGGCCGCATCCACACCTCCGCCGCCGGCGTGCTCGTCACCCCGGAGGCCGAGGAGGTCGAGGTCGAGATCAACATGAACGACCTCCGCATCGACGTGTACCGCTCGTCCGGCCCCGGCGGCCAGTCCGTCAACACCACCGACTCGGCCGTGCGCATCACGCACATCCCGACCGGTGTGGTCGCCTCCTGCCAGAACGAGAAGAGCCAGCTCCAGAACAAGGAGCAGGCCATGCGCATCCTGCGCTCGCGCCTGCTGGCCGCCGCCCAGGAGGCCGCCGAGCAGGAGGCCTCCGACGTGCGCCGCAGCCAGGTGCGCAGCGTGGACCGCTCCGAGAAGATCCGTACGTACAACTACCCGGAAAACCGGATCTCGGACCACCGGACCGGTTTCAAGGCGTACAACTTGGACCAGGTGCTCGACGGTGACCTCGACCCGGTCATCCAGGCCTGCGTGGACACCGACTCCGCAGCCAAGCTCGCGGCCGCGCACTGA